DNA from Terriglobia bacterium:
TCCAGTGCACGCAGCCTCCGCGCCTCGCTCACCTCCATGCCGCCGTACTTCGCCTTCCAGCGGTACAGGCTGCCACGCGTGATCCCGTGCCGCCGGCACAGTTCGCCGGGCTCTACCCCCGCTTCGGACTCCTTCAGCAAGGCGATGATCTGTTCTTCGCTGAATCGACTCTTGCGCACGACTCCTCCTCCTTGCCCCGAGCGGGGCATCGTAAATGGAGAAGTCACATTTCCAATGGACTAATTCTTGGGGAGCAGGTCAGCGAAGTCCACACATCTACG
Protein-coding regions in this window:
- a CDS encoding transposase, which encodes MPRSGQGGGVVRKSRFSEEQIIALLKESEAGVEPGELCRRHGITRGSLYRWKAKYGGMEVSEARRLRAL